The genomic segment AAACCATAAAAACTTCCACTTAGTATTATCAAATCTCAATACTTCTAAACATAGTTAAGTAATCTTTTTCATCATTCCACCATATGAATCTCACAAGCTAACATCTTTGGGGAGCTTTTCCCCGGTTTCTAAATCGTTGAAAGAAACGGAAAATCATGcaagaaacaaaaagatgagtgaagGGTAGACAAATACCATGAAAAGAGTTGAGCTTGAGAGTGTTAGAAGCAATGAGCTTAGCAGCAACACTACCCCAATTACCACTACCAACAACAGTGACCTTTGATTTAGAGACAACTTGACCATCATTCCCAAAATTGTTTACAGTGTCAGCGTGATGGGGTGTTGCAGTTTGGGGTTCAGCTTCTTGGTGTGGGGGAGAGAGAGGTTCAAAAGCAGGAGCCATTGAAATGAAAGGGGAGAAATGGGAGGAAGAAAAGATGAGTGGCAATGAAGAAATGAAAGTGAAGTCAGAAAAGAGggagaaagatgaagaagaatATAAGGGGAAATGAAAGCGCATGAGGGCGGAGATGACAGACACGTTGTCGTCACAAACAATGAAACAAAGTTATCTTTTATGCTTTCATTTGTTGAAGTTGGCGATCTACTCTATGTTGCTTTTGCTTTCTTCCTTCGGGTTTTCTTTCCAAGTCAAAACTACTGCAAGTTTGGACCTCACTTTGCAAAGTAATTTTGTAATGACATGGTTGTTTTGGCAATTTATCAGTGAATAAAAATGAAAGTGAGACCAATGAAGGCTATGATCCAAAGAACAAAAACCGTCGTGGAACTTGTCTTGGGTCCATTTCAATAAAGAAATATCTTAGACCCATTTTCTAATGGGTCAATATATTTTAGCCCAAAACTGGTTGGGTCAATATATAGAGATAGATAGGGAGAGATACTTGATATTCATGGTAAAAGCAAAGGTCTGCAAGAAGATGATATGAGATAGAAAGAAGTTTAGTAAATTGCAATTGGCATTTGCAAATGTTTGAGACAGTGACTGACTTTAATTAATCACAATGTAATAAACATACCAAAAAGCTTGAAGCTATGAGTGCATGCGGGAGATTCTGTCTTGCATTCCCACTCTACTCAAATCACATTGCGGTCTAGCTCAGATATTCAGTTTCTCCATGATTTACGCCCAAAACTTGGCTTTTAGTTGCTcctttttatatgaaaattttcttcCTATAAACCATTGTTTGTTTCACACATCAAAACTAGATCGCatgattattactattattaattttctaaattaaggTTTTCCATTTTtggttattactattattaattttttaaggaatactattactattattattaagtttttattagtaaaattctatattttaatttttttcaacgaCAAAGAATAAATTAATTGATGATTAATTGGGTTTGTTTGCATTGACATTTTGGTACTTCAAAAGCAATAACTTTTTCGGTGACAATTATCCAAACGCTCACAACATtttatataaatactttttatcTTTTTCCATTATAATTAATGCTTTGGTTTGACTTTTTATCCATGAAAGCATTTAAGAgatataaaatatatactttttatacgTTATGTAGATAAAACAAGCAAAACTCTCTTATCAATAAAGACAATCACTTTCATGAAAAAGTACACTTTAGCCACTTATAGCAGATTACATAAAAGCAACCCTAAACTGCAGTTGCATGCTTTGATCTATCAATACAGAAAATTACTACAAATTAACTGTATAGGATTAATGATTAATCCAAGTTGTGTCCAATTTCAGGCAACATGCAGAGGTCGTCGTTTCATTACAttcttaaaagaaacaaaaagactaaattataattaaactgCTAATTATAAGTTTAAAACTAGCAGTGGGAACCCCTTCTACATTTGAGTGCGCCAGCAGTCATTGTCATTGTACCCACAAGAGAAGATGGTCTAGCACTAAGGCTCGAAGCCCTAGAAAAGGTTGAAGATGCACCAGAAGCACCGGTTTGCCTGAAAAAGGCTCCATTCAACATCAAGTCTCCTTCGGATCTCCAGTTCCAGCGTTTCCATTCACTCTCTGGTGCATTCTCATGCTTGGTCACCTACAAAAATCATTACATATggtagtgtgaaaatggtgatataTATGAGTTAACTCGTGCTAATGAGGACTTTGAAAATTAATTACCTCTTTCTTTGATCTATCATTGGGTGCTAGAAACCTGTTTCCTTGGCTGTTGATAGTAGGGTTTGCACTGCCACCAATGGCGTACATTTCCCAATGGGTGTAATCGTTGTTCACCACATGGAAATATCCAAGTCTACACCTTGGCATTCTTTGAATTAGACCTTCCCCGAAATGGTTAAAGGCAACAGTGACTTGCATGTTTTTATCTTGCATATAGGAATCACTGTGGCCCAAAAGCATGACTTTATCATGATGGGTCATGTAGTTGTTTGATATAGTCACGGCGGTGGATCCATGGATGACATCGATGAGTCCATCATGACAATTCGACAATGAACAATGGTCAACCCATATATTCTTGCTGCCAAAGATTGAGACACCATCACCGTCCGATGGAGTCCAATGCCCTGCATGATGGGGAGAGTCTCTTATAATTGTACTACCCCCGGGTTTACAATCATGTATGTGGATGCCATGGATTATGATGTTCGACACATAATGGATGGTGATGCATGGTCCACCCGATATGTGAACGCTCGCACCTCGACCGTCTATTGTCTTGAAAGAGTTCATCAACAATTCTTGTTTCAACGTAATCACCATATCTCTCTTGAAAATAATCCACAATGGCTCGTCTTGAATCACAGCATGCCTTAAAGTACCCGGCCTAGGGTTCACCGGGTCGTCATCGCCGGCATCCGTAATAACATAGATTCGACCATTTTTGCCTCCCATGGCATGCTTCCCGAACCCAATCGCGCAATCGGCTAACCTTTGCCGGTTCTTCTCCCAGTTCGGATCACACCTCCAACAATCATCAATGGGATTTCCTGTTCCACATGACAAGTAACCCAAGTTCCTCCTCGAAGCATTGATACTCCTGCAAATGAAAACATACCAATGCATATATGTACACATTAATCTTATACAATATAAACATTGTAAGAGTATATAAATGAATTACTTGTGAACTTCATCAACAACAAATTCAGGATCTTGAACTGGCGAGGAAGAAGCTAGATTTGGAACAAGGAGGGAAATGAAGAGAATGTGAAAGATATATGAAAATGTTGACGATCCCATTTTTGGAATAGTGATAAAGTGGGAGCCAATGGAGGTAGTGGGGTGGCTAGGCATCGTACAATGTGGGGGACTTATATAAAGGGTAAAAGCCGAGAGGTAAGGCGTGATTAAGCTAAGCAGGTGGGTCCAAATAGCAATTTAAGGGTTTAAATTTGTTCAAGTCTTGGGGAGTCTCGTATGGGTAGTTTAAATCGTTAATCAGGCGTCAACAATTTCAGACACATATTAATCAAAgtcaattttattgaatttattgagTCTACTTTGAGTTTGCAATTCATCACACTAGGCATAAAAAGTGTCCCTTTAATGGCCAGCCCTTCTTGCCATTAGGGTATATAATGGAATCCAATAACTGAATCATGTTGAGTTGGTTAACCAAAACGATTTAAGAAATATTATTgtatttcattattttctttaaatgttagatttagttgagaaatttataattttggttGGATTTGAGTTTTGAATATCGTAAAAGTTTGACATTAGTCCTTGTGGATTTAGTTTATGAActttaatttagtcaattttagtctttgtattttttaaattttaaaattttaatcttaaccTAACGGTAatagttaaattctactattagtcttGTACTATGTTTAAAGTTGTAGATCTAGTCCAATTCCTCCAATTTTTATacagttcaaattttaaaatttttatcttgacTTAAATGACAaccattaattttattaattaattttttgtgagTAATGTGCgcaaatagtaaaattacatagCATTACATATGGAATAGTATGCTTGTTAcatcaaattttagaaataacatCATATAACTTAATAAAATTAATAGCTATCATTTAGttataactaaaatttcaaaattaaaaagagTACAAAGACTGAAAATGACCGAATTAGAGATGTAGGGGTTAAATCCACAACTAATGCATGGTACATGGACTAATAGCATAATCTAACCTTTAAATAATGAGTATACTTATTTGAATTTGAAGAATATTATAATGGACTTcgactttttattatattttaaaatatatgaatttgattattaatattaaaacccattaaacttaacatattttaattcactCTCTCGAATGAttcgaattattttcttaattcgattttaatcaatattttgtcGAGGAAAGAACTAGTTAAAGAAACCATCAAACTTTCCAATTATATCCATAATTTGCTCAACAAAATTAATGGAACATGATTGGATCATGTTTTGCCCAACACTATTTCTTgcaaaacttgaaatttttggaCGGGTTTTTTTTGACTTACTAACATGTCATAGAAAGCCAACTAATGAAGATATGTACATACATTGTACCCTTTTTCTCATTGTTCCTTAATATCAGCTAAGGATCTTATCAACATGTACGCTAGTAAGGATGAAAATTTTGACTTTAAGATTTAATATtgagttttatttatttgaatcgTGATGATCATTGTATGGAATATTAATGGatgaaaaagtaataaaatagattttgacccaatattttaacatcttttgaTG from the Gossypium hirsutum isolate 1008001.06 chromosome D09, Gossypium_hirsutum_v2.1, whole genome shotgun sequence genome contains:
- the LOC107892218 gene encoding pectate lyase — translated: MGSSTFSYIFHILFISLLVPNLASSSPVQDPEFVVDEVHKSINASRRNLGYLSCGTGNPIDDCWRCDPNWEKNRQRLADCAIGFGKHAMGGKNGRIYVITDAGDDDPVNPRPGTLRHAVIQDEPLWIIFKRDMVITLKQELLMNSFKTIDGRGASVHISGGPCITIHYVSNIIIHGIHIHDCKPGGSTIIRDSPHHAGHWTPSDGDGVSIFGSKNIWVDHCSLSNCHDGLIDVIHGSTAVTISNNYMTHHDKVMLLGHSDSYMQDKNMQVTVAFNHFGEGLIQRMPRCRLGYFHVVNNDYTHWEMYAIGGSANPTINSQGNRFLAPNDRSKKEVTKHENAPESEWKRWNWRSEGDLMLNGAFFRQTGASGASSTFSRASSLSARPSSLVGTMTMTAGALKCRRGSHC